DNA from Pseudomonadota bacterium:
CTCCTGTCCATAAACGCACCGGGGTCGCCTTCATCTGCGTTACAGACTACATATTTTACGTCGCCTTCAGCCTGTCTTGCAAATTTCCATTTCAGCCCCGTGGGGAAACCGCCGCCGCCTCTTCCTCTGAGGCCCGATTTCAATACCTCATCGATAACTTCGTCACGGGTCATTTCTGTAAGTGCCTTACCAAGTGCCATATATCCGTCTCTGGCTATATATTCCTCGATATTAAGGGGGTTTATGATACCGCAGTTCCTGAGAACAATCTTTTCCTGGTACTTGAAAAAATCTATACTTTTCATGGATGGAATAGCCTTTGCTGTAATGGGTTCTTTGTAAAGCAACCGTTCAACAAGTCTTCCCTTCAAAAGGTGCTCTGATACGATGTCTTCAGCATCTTCAGGTTTCAGCTTCTGATAAAAAACGCCTTCAGGGTAGATAAGGGCCAGGGGACCTAAATCACAGGATCCTACACAGCCTGTTTCAATAACTTTCACTTCATCCTGTAGGCCATGTTCGCGAATCTTTATAACCAGGGCGTCGCGTATTTCACGGCAGCCCGAAGAGACACACGCAGCACCTGCGCACACTAATAGGTGTGCACGAAACAACTCTGTAGCCATGTTTCCTCCTTACTCGTATTTACCGAGAATATCCATCAGTTTGGTAGACTTCACTCTTCCGTAAACGTCATTATCAACAAGCACTGCAGGGGCTAAGCCACATGCCCCGATACAGCGCACAATATCTACAGAATACCGTCTATCTTCAGTTGTACTGCCTACCTTTGCATTGAGTTCTTTCTCTACTTTTTGAAGTGTTTGCTGTCCACCGCGAACATAACATGCTGTTCCAAGGCATACTTTCACAGTGTGGCGTCCCTTGGGGATCGTAGAGAAAAAACTGTAAAAGGATATAACGCCACAAACGGTACTTATTGGAACATTCAGTCTTTCCGAGATAAGTTCCTGGGCCTTCTTCGGCAGGTAGCCGAAGAGGTTCTGTGCTTTATGAAGCGCCATAATCAATTCTGTTGGTTTTCCTTTGTGCTGGGCAATTATTTCCTCGAGTTTCGGGTATAGCTCCTCTTCATCGACCTGGGCACAGTTACAGTGATTTTCTGCTGACATTCTTCCTCCTTAGTGGTTCTTTTCGTAAATATTTATGTATCAAGTATCACCTTACCATCAACTTTGCTCCGTTTGTAATAATGGGTATGGAGCAGATGGTGTGCCTTTTTTGAGTTGGGCTGTTCAAGATATTTCTCGTAGATTGCCTTAATTGATGGATTTTCATGCGAGCGGCGGTAAGGCAGTGATTTATCCTCTTCGTGGAGCGTCTCTCCGCGGCGGGCCCTTCTTGCCATATTGCTGCCCCAGGGCTGTCCGCCTCCACCAACGCAACCACCCGGACAGGCCATGATTTCTATGATATGGTATTCACTTTTCCCTTCATTTTTTAATTGTGTGGAAACTTTGTCGAGTATCTTTCTTGCGTTTCCCAGACCATGGGCAACGGCAACCTTTAACTTCAGACCATCCACATCAATTTCTGCTTCTTTAACGCCTTCCATTCCCCTTACAGGAAGAATATCTACATCTTCAAGCTCTTTGCCGGTAATGAGAAAATAGGCGGAACGCAAGGCGGCTTCCATTACCCCGCCGGTTACACCAAAGATTGTTGCTGCTCCCGAATATTCTCCCATGGGGTTATCGGCCGGTTCGTCAGGCATTTCTTTCAGGTCAATGCCTGCCTCTTTCATCATACGCGCAATCTCTCTGGTGGTAAGAACATAATCGACATCCTGATATCGGCTGCTGTTCATCTCCGGCCTGCTGCATTCAAATTTTTTTGCAGTACAGGGCATTACGGAAACAGAGACAATTTTCTCAGGCGGGATTCCTTTAATTTCGGAGTAATATGTCTTCGAGAGGGCGCCGAACATCTGCTGGGGCGACTTTGCTGTAGAGACATATTCGGATAAATGCGGATAAAAGGTTTCCATAAACTTTACCCAACCGGGACTGCAGGATGTAATAACCGGTAATTTGCCGTTATTTTTTACACGGCCTATGATTTCTGTCCCTTCTTCAAGGATTGTAAGGTCAGCGGTAAAATTTGTATCAAAAACCGCGTCAAATTTCATCCGTCTCAGGGCTGCATGCATTTTTCCGGACACAAGAGAACCCGGTTCCATGCCGAATTCTTCTCCCAGCATTGCCCTTATCGCAGGGGCTTCCTGTACCACCACGTGTTTGCCGGGATCATTAATAACCTCCCAGACTTTGTCCACATGACTTTTTTCGTATAATGCACCTACGGGACAGTAAACAGTACACTGACCGCAGTTTACACAAACGCTGTTGCCGAGACCGGCATCAAATGCATCGGTGATGACCGTATTGAAACCTCTCATGCTTAACGTAAGGGCGTTCACAGTCTGTATCTCTGTACAAACCTGAACACATCTTCCGCAGAGGATGCATTTATTGGG
Protein-coding regions in this window:
- a CDS encoding NAD(P)H-dependent oxidoreductase subunit E yields the protein MSAENHCNCAQVDEEELYPKLEEIIAQHKGKPTELIMALHKAQNLFGYLPKKAQELISERLNVPISTVCGVISFYSFFSTIPKGRHTVKVCLGTACYVRGGQQTLQKVEKELNAKVGSTTEDRRYSVDIVRCIGACGLAPAVLVDNDVYGRVKSTKLMDILGKYE
- a CDS encoding NADH-dependent [FeFe] hydrogenase, group A6 — its product is MNAIKAQINHIEVEVHEGTTIIDAAKKAGFTIPTLCHHADLKPQGSCGICVVEVEGFPAMKRACMTEMVNGWKIHTNSARVRAVRKTLLELILSNHEMDCPTCIKNNACELQRLATTLGLTALKYPQNIEKKKIDDTSVAIVRNPNKCILCGRCVQVCTEIQTVNALTLSMRGFNTVITDAFDAGLGNSVCVNCGQCTVYCPVGALYEKSHVDKVWEVINDPGKHVVVQEAPAIRAMLGEEFGMEPGSLVSGKMHAALRRMKFDAVFDTNFTADLTILEEGTEIIGRVKNNGKLPVITSCSPGWVKFMETFYPHLSEYVSTAKSPQQMFGALSKTYYSEIKGIPPEKIVSVSVMPCTAKKFECSRPEMNSSRYQDVDYVLTTREIARMMKEAGIDLKEMPDEPADNPMGEYSGAATIFGVTGGVMEAALRSAYFLITGKELEDVDILPVRGMEGVKEAEIDVDGLKLKVAVAHGLGNARKILDKVSTQLKNEGKSEYHIIEIMACPGGCVGGGGQPWGSNMARRARRGETLHEEDKSLPYRRSHENPSIKAIYEKYLEQPNSKKAHHLLHTHYYKRSKVDGKVILDT